A genomic window from Gemmatimonas sp. includes:
- a CDS encoding carboxypeptidase-like regulatory domain-containing protein: protein MRFTPLNVAAMLLLAAGTLPAQSADIVRGRVLDDSSRALVGASVVITRGPDRLVQSTVTDSAGRYSSRFEQGTGDYLVNVSSLGFRTARRRIQRLGSERELVADFTMGRDLAMLAAVKVTAAKPVRASATIASPYQAETGASEQWANGVAGRVSINAAGDLGAMAGTIPGVTLTAGGPTMLGSGVGSNLTTLNGMAIPGGSLPRAARTEMRVTGATFDPTRGGFAGANIDVRLGAGSRDFQNRNAFLTLNAPQLQLTDNVGRSLGLVNGGFRGSVGADGEAITRVLTYNIALDVGRTVSDPSTLLGGNADALKRAGLSPDSALRVQQVANAVGLPLSRGGIPTARQQDNITWLGRIDDIRDSLRTLTLTTYASTAKEGALAFGPLVAPAAGGKQQQRTIGAQFLHSQFMGAGYRTLMQNRLAISSVREQTSPYVRLPGATVLARSSSDAATSDVVALSLGGNPFLAVDDRKWTLEGSNEMVWNAQGTRHRFKTQAWGRVDGLQQDGLPNALGQYTFNSLADFAGNRPSSYTRTLAQPTRSATTYNGAVAVAHQWNPTRYFSMLYGARVEMNAFGDAPPTNSALEQALGVTTGLAPARVHLSPRVGFSYTYSRAKDNGNGTNMSPMGVFYRQSLGFIRGGIGEFRDLYKPSMLADAVAGAGIAGSTLSLSCVGAPIPVPDWEALSNGAATLPSACADGSGALSERAPSVTLVDRGFDVPRSWRASLNWATNIRKVMVKVDALGSYDLSQPSTLDANFAGVSRFTLPGESNRPVFVSTGAIDANTGSVSASESRVSNAFGRVALRTSDLRGYGGQITGTIAPDVFRFRPRVQFYTSASYTLQQVRQQYRGFDGGGFGDPRTTEWGTGPNDARHAVVVQGGIGLPKIGTITLFGRVQSGLPFTPIVRGDINGDGRANDRAFVPNPATESDATTAAQMRALLSAAPANVRECLEAQQGAVAGRMSCRGSWTQQLNMQIQPRINWRPSGRRITANIVLENPLAGLDQALHGESGLRGWGTRAMPDPVLLLPKGFNAATQQFLYDVNPRFGDTRAFRTLSRQPFRVTLDFSVDLSVPYDMQQLRRALEPVRVAKNTWQRRSTDSIAALYLRNTSNVHRMILGESDSLFLTKPQINALLTADSLFSAKVRTIYKALGDFLAVQPEGAAGKAALDSVQATTKLYWPIFWAQVDIMDTIVTPQQKALLPFLQRMSEVSAEDRKNSQWQFGNPVPLVHNRPRVAGEANGPTQMQIDRGGP, encoded by the coding sequence GGTAGCGGATTTCACCATGGGGCGCGATCTGGCCATGCTGGCCGCGGTGAAGGTGACTGCCGCCAAGCCGGTGCGTGCCAGCGCGACCATTGCATCGCCGTATCAGGCAGAAACGGGCGCCAGCGAGCAGTGGGCCAACGGGGTGGCCGGACGCGTCAGCATCAATGCCGCCGGCGATCTGGGGGCGATGGCCGGCACGATCCCCGGTGTCACCCTCACCGCCGGTGGACCAACGATGCTCGGCTCCGGCGTCGGGTCGAATCTGACCACGCTGAACGGCATGGCGATCCCCGGCGGCTCGCTGCCCCGGGCCGCACGCACCGAAATGCGCGTGACCGGCGCGACCTTCGACCCCACTCGCGGTGGATTCGCCGGCGCTAATATCGATGTACGACTCGGTGCGGGCTCGCGCGATTTCCAGAACCGCAACGCGTTTCTCACGCTCAACGCGCCGCAGCTGCAGCTCACCGACAATGTGGGTCGCTCACTCGGTCTCGTGAACGGCGGATTTCGCGGCAGTGTCGGCGCCGACGGCGAAGCGATCACCCGCGTGCTCACGTACAACATCGCGCTCGACGTGGGCCGCACGGTGAGCGATCCCTCCACGTTGCTGGGTGGGAATGCCGATGCCCTGAAACGCGCCGGTCTCTCGCCCGATTCGGCGCTGCGCGTACAACAGGTAGCCAACGCCGTTGGCCTGCCGTTGTCACGCGGCGGTATTCCCACCGCACGTCAGCAGGACAACATCACCTGGCTCGGTCGCATCGATGACATCCGCGATTCGCTCCGCACGCTCACGCTCACCACGTACGCCTCGACAGCCAAGGAAGGGGCGCTGGCCTTCGGTCCATTAGTGGCGCCGGCGGCCGGCGGCAAGCAGCAACAACGCACGATCGGCGCGCAGTTCCTGCACAGCCAGTTCATGGGCGCCGGCTATCGCACGCTGATGCAGAACCGCCTCGCCATCAGCTCTGTGCGCGAACAAACGTCGCCGTATGTGCGTCTTCCCGGTGCCACCGTACTCGCGCGCTCGAGTTCCGATGCGGCCACCAGCGACGTCGTGGCGCTCTCGCTGGGCGGCAATCCGTTCCTTGCCGTCGACGATCGCAAGTGGACGCTGGAAGGCTCCAACGAAATGGTGTGGAATGCGCAGGGCACGAGGCACCGTTTCAAGACACAGGCGTGGGGACGCGTGGACGGCCTGCAGCAGGACGGACTGCCCAATGCGCTCGGCCAGTACACGTTCAACTCGTTGGCGGATTTTGCCGGCAATCGACCGTCGTCCTACACGCGCACGCTGGCCCAGCCCACCCGCAGTGCGACAACGTACAACGGCGCGGTGGCCGTGGCGCACCAGTGGAACCCCACGCGCTACTTCAGCATGCTGTATGGCGCGCGCGTGGAGATGAATGCGTTCGGTGATGCGCCGCCTACGAACAGCGCGCTCGAGCAGGCCCTTGGCGTGACCACCGGCCTCGCACCGGCGCGCGTGCACCTCTCGCCGCGCGTGGGCTTCTCGTACACCTACTCGCGCGCCAAGGACAATGGCAACGGGACCAACATGAGCCCGATGGGTGTGTTCTACCGGCAGAGTCTCGGCTTCATTCGCGGCGGTATCGGCGAGTTCCGCGACCTGTACAAGCCGAGCATGTTGGCCGATGCCGTAGCCGGCGCCGGCATTGCCGGCAGTACGCTTTCGCTGTCGTGCGTGGGCGCGCCGATTCCCGTGCCCGATTGGGAGGCGCTGTCGAACGGCGCTGCCACACTGCCGAGCGCCTGTGCCGACGGCTCGGGTGCGCTTTCCGAGCGTGCGCCGAGCGTGACGTTGGTGGACCGCGGGTTCGATGTGCCGCGCAGCTGGCGCGCGTCGTTGAACTGGGCCACCAACATCCGGAAGGTCATGGTGAAAGTGGACGCGCTCGGCTCGTATGATCTGTCGCAGCCCAGCACCCTCGACGCCAACTTCGCCGGCGTGTCGCGTTTCACGCTGCCGGGCGAGAGCAATCGCCCGGTGTTCGTGAGCACCGGGGCGATCGACGCGAATACCGGCTCGGTGTCGGCGAGTGAGTCGCGCGTCAGCAACGCGTTCGGACGGGTGGCGCTGCGCACCAGCGATCTGCGCGGCTACGGCGGACAGATCACCGGCACGATCGCCCCCGACGTGTTCCGCTTCCGGCCGCGTGTGCAGTTCTACACGTCGGCGTCGTACACGCTGCAGCAGGTACGTCAGCAGTATCGCGGCTTTGACGGCGGTGGTTTCGGTGACCCTCGCACAACGGAATGGGGCACCGGCCCCAATGATGCACGGCATGCGGTCGTGGTGCAGGGCGGCATCGGACTCCCCAAGATCGGTACGATCACGCTTTTCGGTCGCGTGCAGTCGGGATTGCCATTCACCCCGATCGTGCGCGGCGACATCAACGGCGATGGACGCGCCAACGACCGCGCCTTCGTGCCCAATCCCGCCACCGAGAGTGATGCCACCACCGCCGCGCAGATGCGTGCGCTCCTGTCGGCCGCTCCCGCCAACGTGCGCGAATGTCTCGAAGCGCAGCAGGGCGCCGTGGCCGGCCGGATGAGCTGCCGCGGGTCGTGGACACAGCAGTTGAATATGCAGATTCAGCCGCGCATCAACTGGCGTCCGTCGGGCCGTCGTATCACCGCCAACATCGTGCTGGAGAATCCGCTGGCCGGACTCGATCAAGCGTTGCACGGCGAGAGCGGGCTGCGCGGCTGGGGCACGCGCGCCATGCCTGATCCGGTGCTGTTGCTGCCCAAGGGCTTCAACGCCGCCACGCAGCAGTTCCTCTATGACGTGAATCCGCGATTCGGTGACACCCGCGCCTTCCGCACGCTATCGCGGCAGCCGTTCCGCGTCACGCTCGACTTCTCGGTCGATCTGTCGGTGCCATACGACATGCAGCAACTGCGCCGGGCACTGGAGCCGGTGCGTGTGGCGAAGAACACGTGGCAGCGTCGCAGTACCGATTCGATCGCGGCGCTGTATCTGCGCAACACGTCGAACGTGCATCGCATGATCCTCGGCGAGAGCGACTCGCTGTTTCTCACCAAGCCGCAGATCAACGCGTTGCTGACGGCCGATTCGCTCTTCTCGGCCAAGGTGCGCACGATCTACAAGGCACTGGGCGACTTCCTGGCCGTGCAGCCCGAGGGCGCGGCAGGCAAAGCGGCCCTCGACAGCGTGCAGGCCACGACCAAGCTGTACTGGCCAATCTTCTGGGCGCAGGTCGACATCATGGACACGATCGTCACGCCGCAGCAGAAGGCGCTGCTGCCCTTCCTGCAGCGCATGAGTGAGGTATCCGCCGAAGATCGTAAGAACTCGCAGTGGCAGTTCGGCAACCCAGTGCCGCTGGTGCACAATCGCCCGCGCGTGGCGGGTGAGGCGAACGGACCGACGCAGATGCAGATCGACCGGGGTGGCCCTTAG
- a CDS encoding carboxypeptidase regulatory-like domain-containing protein, whose amino-acid sequence MGETGGSGVTSGEVAPFAYALHRSGVNAMRWVWLAMLCASPMHGVGGQSPALGNLRGVVYDSVRARPLALATIQLVNERDRGRTRAAATDRLGRFSVDSLEPGVWIVGARHPWLDSIAVDQLGVLVEVKANSTSRASLAVPSGHALVSRVCGPAVAADSSGYVHGVLRRTPGFEDNTPGTVRIQWVEFTVRNARIERSLDAVHVESAPNGRFVACGVPSGGMLRVRAWVGADSTGVLDFALPAHGIGQLDLLIGQAHRTTMTISAFPISGTAALDTLDTMNIEVVRGTARIEGVALATTGGAGNQLLANARVMWGTGLETRSASDGRFALSGLPTGSYLLETTAIGYQPSREIVELRTDATLTANTRLERLLMLDTVQVRAQRLRLLGPAMAGFEARRRSTLGKFLGPEELNKRFDSQASDLFAMMPGVYLVPGAGGDRVLLRGDFRGRCVPTVFIDGVRIPNPDGQDSVNDYVSPMDIRAIEVYVSAVTRPFEFSVGTSTCGSIVIWTGARR is encoded by the coding sequence GTGGGTGAGACTGGCGGAAGCGGCGTTACCTCTGGTGAGGTGGCGCCGTTTGCGTATGCGCTGCATCGTAGTGGGGTGAATGCGATGCGATGGGTGTGGCTGGCGATGCTGTGTGCGTCGCCGATGCACGGTGTTGGCGGGCAGTCGCCGGCGCTGGGCAACCTTCGCGGCGTTGTCTACGACAGTGTGCGGGCGCGGCCGCTGGCGCTGGCGACGATTCAACTCGTCAATGAGCGCGATCGCGGTAGGACCCGCGCGGCGGCAACCGATCGTCTGGGGCGGTTCAGCGTTGACAGTCTCGAGCCGGGGGTGTGGATAGTGGGCGCCCGACACCCTTGGCTTGACTCGATCGCCGTCGATCAGCTCGGGGTGTTGGTGGAGGTCAAGGCGAACAGCACAAGCCGCGCCTCGTTAGCGGTGCCCTCGGGACACGCGCTGGTCTCACGCGTGTGTGGACCAGCCGTGGCGGCCGATTCGTCCGGCTATGTCCATGGAGTACTGCGTCGCACGCCTGGCTTCGAAGACAACACGCCGGGAACCGTGCGTATCCAATGGGTCGAGTTCACCGTGAGGAACGCGCGAATCGAGCGGTCGCTCGACGCCGTTCACGTGGAGTCCGCGCCCAACGGTCGCTTTGTGGCGTGTGGTGTTCCCTCGGGCGGAATGTTGAGGGTGCGGGCGTGGGTAGGTGCGGACTCCACCGGCGTCCTCGATTTTGCGTTGCCAGCGCACGGAATTGGGCAACTCGACTTATTGATCGGGCAAGCGCACCGCACCACGATGACCATCTCGGCGTTCCCGATATCCGGCACTGCAGCGCTCGACACCCTCGACACGATGAACATTGAGGTTGTTCGAGGGACGGCTCGCATCGAAGGGGTCGCGCTTGCCACTACTGGCGGTGCAGGCAATCAGCTACTGGCCAACGCCCGCGTGATGTGGGGCACCGGACTCGAGACGCGTAGTGCGAGCGACGGACGATTCGCGTTGAGTGGTTTGCCTACGGGCAGCTACCTGCTTGAAACCACCGCGATTGGATACCAGCCGTCACGCGAGATTGTTGAACTTCGCACTGATGCGACGTTGACCGCGAATACGCGTCTCGAGCGGCTGCTTATGCTCGACACCGTACAAGTTCGTGCGCAACGTTTGCGCCTCCTTGGTCCAGCTATGGCCGGATTCGAAGCGCGGCGTCGAAGCACCCTCGGCAAATTCCTGGGCCCAGAGGAGCTCAACAAGCGCTTCGACTCGCAGGCGTCGGATCTATTCGCCATGATGCCCGGAGTGTACCTGGTCCCTGGAGCTGGTGGCGATCGCGTGCTCCTTCGCGGAGACTTCCGCGGCCGCTGTGTGCCGACGGTCTTTATCGACGGCGTCCGCATTCCCAATCCAGATGGTCAGGATAGTGTCAACGACTACGTGTCGCCGATGGATATCCGCGCCATCGAGGTGTACGTCAGTGCCGTCACGCGGCCATTTGAATTCTCGGTCGGTACGAGCACGTGCGGTAGCATTGTCATCTGGACGGGGGCGCGTCGCTAA